A single region of the Acanthopagrus latus isolate v.2019 chromosome 11, fAcaLat1.1, whole genome shotgun sequence genome encodes:
- the LOC119029328 gene encoding synapse-associated protein 1-like isoform X1 has product MCQRIKHTNNVEQHNGNHLRLNQQNWGTWLGKENENGQVKQEEGEAEDQNQDINKQTAGGESEQARAAEGDAQLLQKAKGFSGYIYNFASSASKKLSESVAETAQTLKKSVEEGKINGIIDKTILGDFQKEQERFVQENKARKPGAAVPPWVGYNGEETIQQQILALSADKRNFLRDPPAGVQFQFDCEQMYPVAMVMLEEDELLRKMRFHLVPKQVKEEVFWKNYFYRVSLIKQSAQLTALAAQQAAERRDREKTGTGPEGVHQMDVVKQKTPPAIRSTKPKTSEDEEEISTSPPVSEFVSDAFDSCKINEDDLRKEMEQLVLDKKREDPNTHQEETPDWERELQEELQEYDVLDDNENRDDNWDKEIEEMLKEDS; this is encoded by the exons ATGTGTCAGagaattaaacacacaaacaatgtcgAGCAGCACAATGGAAACCATCTTCGCCTGAACCAACAA AACTGGGGCACCTGGCTCGGGAAAGAAAACGAAAATGGCCAAGTTAAGCAGGAGGAAGGCGAGGCTGAAGACCAGAATcaagacataaacaaacagactgcCGGTGGGGAGAGTGAACAGGCCCGTGCTGCTGAGGGGGATGCTCAGCTTCTTCAAAAAGCTAAGGGCTTCAGCG GTTACATTTATAATTTCGCCAGCAGTGCCTCGAAGAAACTGTCGGAGTCCGTCGCTGAAACAGCACAAACCCTGAAGAAATCTGTAGAGGAGGGCAAGATAAATGGAATTATTGATAAG acCATTTTGGGTGATTTccaaaaagaacaagaaaggtTTGTTCAGGAGAACAAAGCGAGAAAGCCTG GTGCTGCTGTGCCACCATGGGTTGGTTATAACGGAGAGGAGACCATACAGCAACAGATTTTAGCTCTCTCAGCT GACAAGAGAAATTTTTTGCGAGATCCTCCTGCTGGGGTGCAATTTCAATTTGACTGCGAGCAAATGTATCCAGTCGCCATGGTGATGTTGGAGGAAGATGAGCTCCTTCGGAAGATGCGCTTCCATCTGGTCCCCAAACA GGTGAAAGAAGAAGTTTTCTGGAAGAATTACTTCTACCGCGTGTCCTTAATAAAACAGTCGGCTCAGCTCACCGCCCTGGCAGCACAGCAGGCTGCCGAGcggagagacagggagaaaacTGGCACCGGTCCTGAGGGTGTTCACCAAATGG ATGTAGTGAAACAGAAAACTCCCCCAGCCATCCGCAGCACCAAACCAAAGACAAGTGAG gatgaggaggagatcTCCACCAGCCCGCCTGTGTCTGAATTTGTGAGTGATGCTTTTGACTCATGCAAGATAAATGAGGACGACCTACGCAAAGAAATGGAACAGCTGGTGCTGGACAAGAAGAGGGAAGATCCCAACACACACCAGG aggagACTCCTGACtgggagagagagctgcaggaggaactTCAGGAGTACGACGTGTTGGATGATAATGAGAACCGCGATGACAACTGGGACAAGGAGATTGAAGAGATGCTAAAGGAGGATAGTTAG
- the LOC119029328 gene encoding synapse-associated protein 1-like isoform X2, protein MFKNWGTWLGKENENGQVKQEEGEAEDQNQDINKQTAGGESEQARAAEGDAQLLQKAKGFSGYIYNFASSASKKLSESVAETAQTLKKSVEEGKINGIIDKTILGDFQKEQERFVQENKARKPGAAVPPWVGYNGEETIQQQILALSADKRNFLRDPPAGVQFQFDCEQMYPVAMVMLEEDELLRKMRFHLVPKQVKEEVFWKNYFYRVSLIKQSAQLTALAAQQAAERRDREKTGTGPEGVHQMDVVKQKTPPAIRSTKPKTSEDEEEISTSPPVSEFVSDAFDSCKINEDDLRKEMEQLVLDKKREDPNTHQEETPDWERELQEELQEYDVLDDNENRDDNWDKEIEEMLKEDS, encoded by the exons ATGTTTAAGAACTGGGGCACCTGGCTCGGGAAAGAAAACGAAAATGGCCAAGTTAAGCAGGAGGAAGGCGAGGCTGAAGACCAGAATcaagacataaacaaacagactgcCGGTGGGGAGAGTGAACAGGCCCGTGCTGCTGAGGGGGATGCTCAGCTTCTTCAAAAAGCTAAGGGCTTCAGCG GTTACATTTATAATTTCGCCAGCAGTGCCTCGAAGAAACTGTCGGAGTCCGTCGCTGAAACAGCACAAACCCTGAAGAAATCTGTAGAGGAGGGCAAGATAAATGGAATTATTGATAAG acCATTTTGGGTGATTTccaaaaagaacaagaaaggtTTGTTCAGGAGAACAAAGCGAGAAAGCCTG GTGCTGCTGTGCCACCATGGGTTGGTTATAACGGAGAGGAGACCATACAGCAACAGATTTTAGCTCTCTCAGCT GACAAGAGAAATTTTTTGCGAGATCCTCCTGCTGGGGTGCAATTTCAATTTGACTGCGAGCAAATGTATCCAGTCGCCATGGTGATGTTGGAGGAAGATGAGCTCCTTCGGAAGATGCGCTTCCATCTGGTCCCCAAACA GGTGAAAGAAGAAGTTTTCTGGAAGAATTACTTCTACCGCGTGTCCTTAATAAAACAGTCGGCTCAGCTCACCGCCCTGGCAGCACAGCAGGCTGCCGAGcggagagacagggagaaaacTGGCACCGGTCCTGAGGGTGTTCACCAAATGG ATGTAGTGAAACAGAAAACTCCCCCAGCCATCCGCAGCACCAAACCAAAGACAAGTGAG gatgaggaggagatcTCCACCAGCCCGCCTGTGTCTGAATTTGTGAGTGATGCTTTTGACTCATGCAAGATAAATGAGGACGACCTACGCAAAGAAATGGAACAGCTGGTGCTGGACAAGAAGAGGGAAGATCCCAACACACACCAGG aggagACTCCTGACtgggagagagagctgcaggaggaactTCAGGAGTACGACGTGTTGGATGATAATGAGAACCGCGATGACAACTGGGACAAGGAGATTGAAGAGATGCTAAAGGAGGATAGTTAG